The following coding sequences are from one Shewanella violacea DSS12 window:
- a CDS encoding M14 family metallopeptidase — protein sequence MVQENTYPIGVAGQKWGAAEKALWLTKQTIKRSYQEEVAARIAPLAEHFQVDQYGALSYNPSQYPLFVVKSKQWSEDKPTVLVTGGVHGYETSGVHGAIRFLETKAREYMDRFNILVAPCVSPWGYETINRWNPNAVDPNRSFYQDSPAEESAALMAYIADLGIDITVHIDLHETTDTDNSAFRPALAARDAVEHTNWNIPDGFYLVGNTELPAEAFQTAIIGSVEKVTHIAPADDAGKLIGVSLSQFGVINYATKALGLCVGFSDSIYATTTEVYPDSPKVDDENCILAQVAAITGGLDYILPLT from the coding sequence ATGGTACAGGAAAACACTTATCCAATCGGCGTAGCGGGTCAGAAATGGGGCGCAGCTGAGAAGGCACTCTGGTTAACCAAGCAAACGATTAAGCGCTCCTATCAAGAAGAGGTGGCCGCGAGAATTGCGCCACTTGCTGAGCACTTTCAAGTCGACCAGTATGGCGCCTTGTCTTATAACCCTAGTCAATATCCCCTGTTTGTTGTTAAGTCTAAGCAGTGGAGTGAAGATAAGCCGACTGTGTTAGTCACGGGCGGGGTTCACGGCTATGAAACCAGTGGTGTACATGGAGCGATACGTTTCTTGGAAACCAAGGCTAGGGAGTATATGGACAGGTTTAATATTCTGGTTGCTCCATGTGTCAGCCCTTGGGGATATGAAACCATTAACCGTTGGAACCCTAACGCAGTCGATCCTAATCGTTCATTCTACCAAGATAGCCCGGCTGAAGAGTCGGCGGCCCTGATGGCGTATATTGCAGATTTAGGCATTGATATCACAGTGCATATCGATCTACATGAAACCACAGATACAGATAACTCAGCGTTCAGACCGGCCTTAGCGGCCAGAGATGCGGTGGAGCATACCAATTGGAATATCCCAGATGGTTTTTATCTGGTGGGTAATACTGAGCTGCCGGCTGAGGCGTTTCAAACCGCCATCATAGGGTCGGTAGAGAAGGTGACCCACATAGCTCCAGCCGATGATGCCGGTAAGCTTATCGGTGTCTCCTTGTCTCAGTTTGGCGTAATCAACTATGCCACTAAGGCTTTGGGACTGTGCGTTGGTTTTAGTGATAGCATCTATGCCACCACCACTGAGGTATACCCGGATAGCCCTAAGGTCGACGATGAAAATTGTATTCTGGCACAAGTAGCGGCAATCACAGGTGGATTGGATTATATCTTGCCTCTGACTTAA
- the purF gene encoding amidophosphoribosyltransferase, producing MCGIVGIVGRSSVNQPIYDALTVLQHRGQDAAGIVTVDGSAFRLRKANGLVKDVFEVKHMQRLQGNIGIGHVRYPTAGSSSASEAQPFYVNSPFGISLAHNGNLTNTVELHERLLKQRRHVNTTSDSEVLLNLLADEIQQCKNENLSADEVFDAVANVHTLIRGAYAVVALIIGQGMVAFRDPFGIRPLVLGKQETENGIEYMIASESVALDAVGFELMRDIAPGEAVYISQDGELYTRQCAKDPVYAPCLFEFVYFARPDSTIDKVSVYGSRVNMGAMLGEKIKREWEDHDIDVIIPIPETSCDTALEIARHLNLPYRQGFVKNRYIGRTFIMPGQQERKKSVRRKLNAIGVEFKGKNVLLVDDSVVRGTTSEQIIEMAREAGANKVYFASAAPEIRFPNVYGIDMPTTSELIAHGRDVDEISKIIGADGMIFQDLKDLVEAVRMENPEIKRFETSVFDGNYITNDVDQAYLDHITKLRNDDAKANRSKDIGTNLELHNVCHP from the coding sequence ATGTGTGGTATCGTCGGAATAGTTGGCCGGTCATCGGTTAATCAGCCTATATATGATGCTCTAACCGTACTTCAGCATCGTGGACAAGATGCTGCTGGTATCGTGACTGTTGATGGTAGTGCGTTTAGATTACGCAAGGCCAATGGTCTGGTAAAAGACGTATTTGAAGTTAAACATATGCAACGTCTGCAAGGCAACATAGGTATCGGTCATGTTCGTTACCCAACCGCAGGCAGCTCGAGTGCATCTGAGGCTCAACCTTTCTATGTTAACTCTCCATTTGGTATTTCATTAGCCCATAACGGCAACTTGACCAATACCGTAGAGTTACATGAGCGTCTGCTCAAGCAGCGCCGTCATGTGAATACAACATCTGACTCTGAAGTCTTGTTAAACCTGCTTGCCGATGAAATTCAGCAGTGCAAGAACGAGAACTTAAGTGCCGATGAAGTGTTCGATGCGGTTGCTAATGTGCATACACTGATCCGTGGTGCCTATGCTGTCGTTGCCTTGATAATAGGCCAGGGAATGGTTGCGTTTCGTGACCCATTCGGTATTCGTCCTCTGGTACTGGGTAAGCAAGAGACCGAAAACGGCATCGAATATATGATTGCCTCAGAGAGTGTGGCTCTCGATGCAGTTGGTTTCGAGCTGATGCGCGATATTGCACCGGGCGAAGCCGTATATATCAGCCAAGATGGTGAACTATATACTCGTCAGTGTGCTAAAGATCCTGTCTATGCACCTTGTCTATTCGAATTCGTTTACTTCGCACGTCCTGACTCGACTATCGATAAAGTGTCTGTTTACGGTAGCCGAGTAAACATGGGCGCTATGTTAGGTGAGAAGATCAAACGTGAATGGGAAGATCATGATATTGATGTGATTATTCCAATCCCAGAAACCTCATGTGACACAGCGTTAGAGATAGCGCGTCACTTGAATCTTCCTTATCGCCAAGGTTTCGTTAAAAACCGCTATATTGGCCGTACTTTTATCATGCCTGGTCAACAGGAACGTAAGAAGTCGGTACGCCGTAAACTCAATGCCATTGGTGTCGAGTTTAAAGGCAAGAATGTCTTGCTGGTTGATGATTCAGTGGTACGTGGTACGACTTCAGAGCAGATTATTGAGATGGCTCGTGAAGCTGGCGCTAACAAGGTGTATTTTGCCTCGGCGGCACCGGAAATTCGTTTCCCTAACGTCTATGGCATCGATATGCCAACGACAAGTGAGCTGATAGCTCACGGTCGTGATGTTGATGAGATCAGTAAGATAATTGGTGCCGACGGCATGATCTTCCAGGACCTTAAAGACTTGGTAGAAGCGGTTCGCATGGAAAATCCTGAGATTAAGCGTTTCGAGACCTCAGTATTCGATGGCAACTACATTACTAACGATGTGGATCAGGCTTATTTGGATCACATCACTAAGTTACGTAATGATGATGCTAAGGCTAATCGCAGCAAGGATATCGGCACTAATCTAGAGCTGCATAACGTTTGTCATCCATAA
- a CDS encoding CvpA family protein, whose protein sequence is MVWIDYAILAVIGVSTLISLLRGFAKEAMSLVVWFGAFFVASHFYQALAVHLTQMQDEFLRNGVAIAIIFVATLILGALINYLIGQLIDKTGLSGTDRVLGLCFGALRGALIVSAILFFMDAFTGVSHMDWWQDSKLVPEFGVVIQWFFDYIENTSSFVPKI, encoded by the coding sequence ATGGTTTGGATCGATTACGCTATTCTCGCAGTTATCGGAGTCTCGACTCTAATCAGTCTGCTTCGTGGTTTCGCTAAAGAGGCGATGTCTTTAGTCGTCTGGTTTGGTGCCTTCTTTGTCGCGAGTCATTTTTATCAAGCCCTGGCTGTTCATCTCACCCAAATGCAAGATGAATTTCTTCGTAACGGTGTCGCAATTGCTATTATTTTTGTGGCGACACTTATCCTCGGCGCATTAATTAATTATCTTATCGGCCAGCTGATCGACAAGACGGGGTTATCTGGGACAGACCGAGTCCTGGGCTTGTGTTTCGGTGCCTTAAGGGGCGCCTTAATCGTCAGTGCAATATTATTTTTCATGGATGCGTTCACGGGCGTATCCCATATGGATTGGTGGCAGGATTCAAAACTCGTGCCCGAATTCGGCGTTGTTATCCAGTGGTTTTTTGACTACATAGAAAACACGTCAAGCTTTGTACCCAAAATATAA
- the dedD gene encoding cell division protein DedD, protein MSGHFQNRLVGVIVFVALGVIFLPDVLDGKKVQQEEQFSEIPLRPQVAEITLPDEAIQAVDLSDKEQAFKSEEQTADSGKWEVVEAEPKPKPHKPTASTHVKPHSKPEIKPTPKPVVKPVAKPIKKPVVKPVTPTSSAYTLQLGSFKNAANVKGLISKLRSGGFSAYTLPTHPVDGKLTKVFVGPEISKSKLQSLQPGVEKLTKLKGRIVSYRPTAS, encoded by the coding sequence TTGTCTGGTCATTTTCAGAACCGTCTCGTTGGCGTTATCGTCTTTGTTGCATTAGGGGTCATTTTCCTTCCCGATGTTCTTGATGGCAAGAAGGTGCAACAAGAAGAGCAATTTTCTGAAATTCCCCTGCGTCCACAAGTGGCTGAGATAACCCTGCCCGATGAGGCTATACAAGCGGTTGATCTGAGTGATAAGGAGCAAGCATTTAAGTCTGAAGAGCAGACCGCTGACTCAGGAAAATGGGAAGTGGTAGAGGCAGAGCCTAAACCAAAACCCCATAAGCCTACGGCGAGCACGCATGTGAAGCCACATAGCAAGCCTGAAATAAAACCTACACCTAAGCCCGTCGTTAAACCTGTGGCTAAGCCGATTAAGAAACCCGTTGTTAAGCCTGTTACACCGACGAGTTCAGCTTATACATTACAGCTAGGCAGCTTCAAGAATGCCGCTAATGTTAAGGGTCTTATCAGTAAACTGAGAAGCGGAGGCTTTAGCGCTTATACCTTGCCGACCCATCCCGTCGATGGCAAGTTGACTAAGGTGTTTGTTGGGCCTGAAATCTCTAAATCTAAGCTGCAGTCACTGCAACCGGGTGTAGAGAAGTTAACCAAGCTTAAAGGACGAATCGTCTCTTATCGTCCTACAGCCTCTTAA
- the folC gene encoding bifunctional tetrahydrofolate synthase/dihydrofolate synthase has protein sequence MPTVPTQDSSLDTWLDYLLAIHPTEIEMGLGRVAQVAERLGLKDLGTTKVITVAGTNGKGTTCAMVEQVLLLSGERVGVYSSPHMLKYNERVRIDGQDVDDRSFIQAFDAINLARGDISLSYFEFATLAGLYIFKAAKLDTVLLEVGLGGRLDAINIIDADIAVITSIDLDHQEYLGDTRESVGMEKAGILRANKPAIIGEPNLPTCVLEYANELGAVLHRVGKEFSYTCEAVFWQFTGLQTMNDIPMPSLPLPNAATALALLELGWPQLSGDIIRQGIQEARLTGRLEVVSEQPLVLLDVAHNPHAARYLAKQLEKHPAKRLFAICGMLKDKDCRQVIEVLAPLVDVWSFTSLQTDRSASGEGLKKIFVEQVQQISHPLAYAKHFDSVESAWRTISAEICQGDVVIVFGSFYTVAEFKNIELDGRD, from the coding sequence ATGCCGACAGTTCCCACTCAAGATTCCAGTTTAGATACCTGGTTAGACTACTTGCTTGCCATACACCCAACTGAGATAGAGATGGGGCTTGGGCGAGTGGCACAAGTAGCCGAACGACTCGGGCTTAAGGATCTTGGCACCACAAAAGTGATCACGGTTGCCGGCACCAACGGTAAGGGAACCACCTGCGCCATGGTTGAGCAGGTATTACTCTTGTCCGGGGAAAGAGTTGGCGTCTATAGCTCGCCTCATATGCTTAAATACAATGAGCGGGTTCGTATCGATGGCCAAGATGTCGATGATAGGTCTTTTATTCAAGCCTTCGATGCTATCAACCTGGCTCGTGGTGATATCTCCCTGAGCTACTTTGAATTCGCCACATTGGCAGGCCTATATATTTTCAAAGCGGCTAAGTTAGATACCGTATTACTGGAAGTCGGGCTTGGGGGAAGATTAGATGCCATCAATATTATCGATGCAGATATTGCGGTTATTACCTCAATCGATCTCGATCACCAAGAGTACCTTGGTGATACTCGGGAGTCTGTTGGTATGGAGAAGGCGGGTATCTTACGGGCCAATAAACCCGCGATAATCGGTGAGCCGAATTTACCGACTTGTGTGCTTGAGTATGCTAATGAACTCGGCGCAGTATTGCATCGCGTCGGCAAGGAGTTTAGCTATACTTGTGAGGCTGTTTTCTGGCAGTTCACTGGTCTGCAAACCATGAATGATATTCCCATGCCTTCACTGCCATTGCCAAATGCAGCGACTGCACTGGCCTTGCTTGAGCTTGGCTGGCCTCAACTCAGTGGTGACATCATTCGCCAAGGCATACAAGAGGCAAGACTCACTGGCAGGCTCGAAGTGGTCAGCGAGCAACCTCTGGTCTTACTCGATGTGGCTCATAATCCTCATGCCGCACGTTATCTGGCTAAACAGCTTGAAAAACATCCAGCTAAGCGCTTATTCGCCATATGTGGCATGTTAAAAGATAAGGATTGCCGTCAAGTTATCGAGGTTTTGGCACCACTGGTGGATGTGTGGTCATTTACCAGTTTGCAAACGGATCGTAGTGCCTCGGGTGAGGGACTCAAAAAGATATTTGTGGAACAAGTCCAACAAATATCTCACCCATTGGCCTATGCTAAGCACTTCGATTCTGTAGAGTCGGCTTGGCGCACAATTTCAGCAGAAATATGCCAAGGAGACGTAGTAATTGTATTTGGCTCCTTTTACACTGTGGCAGAGTTTAAAAATATTGAATTGGATGGTCGTGATTAA
- the truA gene encoding tRNA pseudouridine(38-40) synthase TruA: MRVALGIEYDGSKYYGWQRQLEVDTVQAQLERALSKVANQPITVHCAGRTDAGVHGTGQVVHFETTAIRKESAWTLGVNVNLPDDIAVKWVKLVDDDFHARFSATARRYRYLIYNYHLRPGILRSGVSHYRGQLDENKMHQAAQHFVGEHDFTSFRALHCQSKSPFRHVHEVNVTRQGMYLCVDIKANAFLHHMVRNIVGSLIEIGQGHQQGDWIVELLALKDRSKAAPTAKPNGLYMVDVTYPDKYELPKLALGPLFMLD; the protein is encoded by the coding sequence ATGCGAGTAGCGTTAGGTATTGAATATGACGGCAGCAAGTATTATGGCTGGCAGCGTCAGCTCGAAGTCGATACGGTTCAGGCTCAATTAGAGCGAGCACTGTCAAAAGTAGCCAATCAGCCCATTACCGTTCATTGTGCCGGTAGAACAGATGCTGGTGTCCATGGTACAGGGCAGGTGGTTCACTTCGAGACTACGGCTATTCGTAAAGAGAGTGCCTGGACCTTAGGCGTTAATGTCAACTTACCCGATGATATCGCGGTCAAGTGGGTTAAGCTGGTCGATGACGATTTTCATGCTCGCTTCTCGGCGACGGCCAGACGTTATCGTTATTTGATCTATAACTATCATTTAAGACCCGGGATCTTACGTTCGGGTGTGAGTCATTACCGAGGTCAACTCGACGAGAATAAAATGCATCAAGCGGCCCAGCATTTTGTCGGTGAGCATGACTTTACCAGTTTTAGAGCGCTGCACTGTCAGTCTAAAAGCCCTTTTCGACATGTCCATGAGGTCAATGTGACCCGCCAGGGCATGTACTTATGTGTGGATATCAAGGCGAATGCCTTCTTGCACCATATGGTACGAAACATAGTGGGTTCACTAATTGAAATTGGTCAAGGTCATCAGCAAGGCGACTGGATTGTTGAGTTATTGGCACTCAAGGACAGAAGTAAGGCGGCGCCTACCGCTAAGCCGAATGGGCTATACATGGTAGATGTCACTTATCCGGATAAGTATGAACTGCCGAAATTAGCACTCGGCCCGTTATTTATGTTGGATTGA
- a CDS encoding FimV/HubP family polar landmark protein, with product MNFRTSYLVGLMASTLLVFTVSPLIQTAFAAEPLKITGPDGEVRQTNRQYGPTLSSDTFWSIAQKVRPDNSVSIYQVMAAIYDANPHAFTNANYNSLEKGMILLIPSKDLMLAIPRSMAKSRAERDDKGWKKTTQPKAVQVAQVKQATPSTPARPVTLPITPADTSVAQKPTVNEEIKELTAKLEEEEAKSLQLTDELGRAQDRLELSDSDTGTLKNKIDELKEQVAILEEQLLASKLQGAGLGEEVNSLQEQINALQIVEPEADPEQWRNLMSNPLMLIAAISIPALLLLLILWLFLRRRRDEGAASTEEKTTKETESPITAETDADTGAEALGSESHDLEAMAVHLDTEDDDSIDSLMNIDTAELQPEVDMSSDEQDLAGDMFVDPGETATEEPAEEEGQSLDDLWAEAMGEQDEEEAKAGEDDLDSLLAGFDEEPAKDEAPAEEASIELSPVEEALVAESIEASIEASSAADPSSEIVSEDDLDSLLEGFDEPADASSTQAETETASEIESESDGVAEDDLDSLLAGFDEPADTSSTQAESETESDGVAEDDLDSLLAGFDEPADTSSIQADTEIESESEAQTDLASEDDVSGSLSEEIAAELEQDITPTAEDDALDAANIEKLGVEKDSEEDVDALLAGFEHSEEDTSTETPVEDADLSEAISAELEGEVDTSADADAADLDALLAEFDEKPDVSATAEDDTELEVTELEVTEVEATPVEEAPAETAAELDTDLTDAISAELEGEVDTSADADEADLDALLAGFDENSAAPAAEFDTDLTDAISAELEGEVDTSADADEADLDALLAGFDENSAAPAEDYSLENTEVAAIELEDTEREDKPVEEDPAGTAAESDADLIDEISAELEGDVDTTADADEADLDALLAGFDENSAAIAAEPDADLTDEISAELEADIDTNIGDSEDDLDSLLAEFDIADQLDKPEVLDDSLLAPATEPSPEREPSSDDALDSLLADLEAVDPKSAKDPVASKPGGGMFADLKGAKKIDDTSLDWEPSANVEEPVIAPANNEELLSSLLDVKEQSGHSEMSLSLEGEGNLTVDEALAALDAEDLSKSPAVAVAEHDLTSFQKDNGFIDIDRLLNEAEEDVTDIDQYKELDVDMGEIDKLMGNPAMVDVDDEENSINAKLDLARAYIEIDDNDSAKVLLKEVQLDGNDRQKDEADGLVNSLD from the coding sequence ATGAACTTTCGCACCTCGTATCTTGTTGGTCTGATGGCCTCTACTTTACTTGTTTTTACTGTAAGTCCTCTAATCCAAACGGCTTTTGCTGCGGAGCCGCTGAAGATCACTGGCCCAGATGGTGAGGTAAGGCAAACTAATCGTCAGTATGGCCCGACTCTGTCTTCCGATACTTTTTGGAGCATAGCTCAAAAGGTACGTCCAGATAATAGTGTCAGTATCTATCAAGTCATGGCAGCTATCTATGATGCCAATCCACATGCCTTTACTAATGCCAATTATAATAGTTTAGAAAAAGGCATGATACTGCTCATTCCGTCGAAGGATTTGATGCTAGCCATCCCTAGGAGCATGGCAAAATCGCGGGCAGAGAGAGATGATAAAGGCTGGAAGAAAACGACTCAGCCTAAAGCCGTACAAGTAGCCCAAGTAAAGCAAGCAACTCCGAGTACTCCAGCAAGACCCGTCACCTTACCCATAACGCCTGCCGATACCAGTGTGGCTCAGAAACCCACAGTAAATGAAGAGATCAAGGAGCTGACGGCTAAGCTCGAAGAGGAGGAAGCTAAGAGCCTACAGCTCACAGATGAGCTAGGCAGGGCTCAGGATCGGTTGGAATTAAGCGATTCAGACACAGGCACATTGAAGAATAAGATTGACGAGCTCAAGGAGCAGGTTGCAATTTTAGAAGAACAGCTTCTAGCCAGTAAGCTGCAAGGTGCCGGACTCGGCGAAGAAGTAAACTCCTTGCAGGAGCAGATCAATGCCCTGCAAATCGTAGAGCCTGAAGCCGATCCTGAACAGTGGCGTAACCTGATGAGCAACCCTCTGATGCTAATAGCGGCTATCTCGATACCTGCATTACTGCTATTGCTCATCTTGTGGTTATTCTTGAGACGTCGCAGGGATGAAGGCGCAGCAAGTACTGAAGAGAAAACGACGAAGGAAACTGAATCGCCAATAACTGCAGAAACCGATGCAGATACAGGTGCTGAAGCACTGGGTTCGGAAAGTCATGATCTTGAAGCCATGGCAGTGCATCTAGACACTGAGGATGATGATTCCATCGACTCACTCATGAACATAGATACGGCTGAATTACAGCCGGAAGTGGATATGAGTAGTGATGAACAAGATCTGGCTGGGGATATGTTTGTTGACCCGGGTGAAACAGCGACTGAGGAGCCTGCCGAAGAGGAAGGCCAGTCTTTGGATGACCTTTGGGCCGAGGCGATGGGAGAGCAAGATGAAGAGGAAGCTAAAGCGGGTGAAGACGATTTAGATTCTCTGTTAGCTGGTTTCGATGAGGAGCCCGCCAAGGATGAAGCGCCTGCTGAAGAGGCCTCTATCGAACTAAGCCCTGTTGAAGAGGCTTTAGTAGCAGAGAGTATTGAAGCGAGTATTGAAGCGAGTAGTGCTGCTGATCCAAGCAGCGAAATAGTGTCAGAAGATGATCTAGATTCGCTATTAGAGGGTTTTGATGAGCCAGCCGATGCATCAAGCACTCAGGCAGAGACAGAGACTGCAAGTGAAATCGAAAGCGAAAGTGACGGTGTCGCAGAAGATGACCTAGATTCGCTATTAGCGGGTTTTGATGAGCCAGCCGATACATCAAGCACTCAGGCAGAGTCTGAGACTGAAAGTGACGGTGTCGCAGAAGATGACCTAGATTCGCTATTAGCAGGTTTTGACGAGCCTGCCGATACATCAAGCATTCAGGCTGACACTGAAATAGAAAGCGAAAGTGAAGCCCAAACAGACCTAGCTTCCGAAGATGATGTCTCAGGGAGTCTTTCTGAAGAAATAGCGGCAGAATTAGAGCAAGATATTACACCGACGGCCGAGGACGATGCACTCGATGCAGCCAATATTGAAAAACTCGGTGTAGAAAAAGACAGCGAAGAAGATGTAGATGCTTTGCTGGCGGGGTTTGAACATTCAGAAGAAGATACCAGCACCGAGACGCCTGTTGAAGATGCGGACCTTAGCGAGGCTATTTCAGCCGAGCTCGAAGGAGAAGTAGACACAAGTGCGGATGCCGATGCAGCAGATCTCGATGCTTTACTCGCAGAATTTGATGAAAAGCCTGATGTGTCAGCCACAGCGGAAGATGACACTGAGCTAGAAGTTACTGAGCTAGAAGTTACTGAGGTAGAAGCAACGCCAGTAGAAGAAGCTCCTGCTGAAACTGCTGCCGAGCTTGATACTGATTTGACTGATGCTATTTCAGCTGAGCTCGAAGGAGAAGTCGACACAAGTGCGGATGCCGATGAAGCAGATCTCGATGCGCTGTTAGCAGGCTTCGATGAAAACAGTGCTGCACCAGCTGCCGAGTTTGATACTGATTTGACTGATGCCATTTCGGCCGAGCTCGAAGGAGAAGTAGACACTAGTGCGGATGCCGATGAAGCAGATCTCGATGCGCTGTTAGCGGGCTTCGATGAAAACAGTGCTGCACCTGCTGAAGACTATTCCCTAGAAAACACCGAAGTAGCAGCTATTGAGCTAGAAGATACTGAGCGAGAAGATAAGCCAGTAGAGGAAGATCCTGCTGGAACCGCTGCCGAGTCTGATGCTGATTTGATCGATGAAATTTCGGCCGAACTCGAAGGAGACGTTGACACGACTGCGGATGCCGATGAAGCAGATCTCGATGCGCTGTTAGCGGGCTTCGATGAAAATAGTGCTGCAATCGCTGCCGAGCCTGATGCTGATTTGACCGATGAAATATCAGCCGAACTTGAGGCTGACATCGACACTAACATTGGTGATAGTGAAGATGATCTCGATTCATTACTCGCCGAATTTGATATTGCCGACCAGCTTGATAAACCAGAAGTTCTGGACGATAGCCTGCTAGCTCCGGCTACAGAGCCTAGTCCTGAACGTGAGCCTAGTAGTGATGATGCTCTGGACTCATTGTTAGCCGATCTAGAAGCTGTCGATCCTAAATCTGCCAAAGACCCTGTGGCAAGTAAACCTGGCGGTGGCATGTTTGCCGATCTCAAAGGCGCTAAGAAGATCGATGATACTAGTCTAGATTGGGAACCGAGTGCCAATGTCGAAGAGCCTGTTATCGCCCCCGCGAATAATGAAGAGCTGCTAAGCTCATTATTGGATGTTAAGGAGCAATCTGGCCATAGCGAAATGTCTTTGAGCCTGGAAGGTGAAGGCAATCTGACCGTCGATGAGGCACTAGCCGCTCTGGATGCTGAAGACTTGTCTAAGTCTCCTGCGGTAGCTGTTGCTGAGCACGATCTAACTAGCTTCCAGAAGGACAATGGTTTCATCGATATCGATCGCCTACTCAATGAGGCCGAGGAAGATGTAACGGACATAGATCAATATAAAGAGCTCGATGTCGATATGGGCGAAATAGATAAACTCATGGGTAACCCTGCCATGGTGGATGTTGATGATGAAGAGAATTCTATCAATGCCAAGTTAGATCTTGCTAGAGCCTATATTGAGATAGACGATAACGACAGTGCTAAAGTCTTGCTTAAAGAAGTGCAGCTTGATGGTAATGACAGGCAGAAGGACGAAGCTGACGGTTTAGTCAATTCCTTAGATTAA
- a CDS encoding aspartate-semialdehyde dehydrogenase — protein MSQEFNVVVLGASGAVGQTMIEILEERNFPVAKLFPLASSRSAGGTVSFNGKQVEILDVDDFDWSQAQIGFFSAGGDVSEKWAPIAAENGCVVIDNTSQFRYDNDVPLVIPEVNPEAIADFRNRNIIANPNCSTIQMLVALKPIYDAFGISRINVATYQSVSGSGKEAITELAGQCSKLLQGLPAESKVYPKQIAFNVLPQIDKFMENGYTKEEMKMVWETQKIFGDDNIVVNPTAVRVPVFYGHSEAIHLETIQPAEAEDVKAVLREAPGIELFESNEEYPTAVTESAGTDPVYVGRVRKDISHSHGINLWVVSDNIRKGAALNSVQIAEVLIRDYY, from the coding sequence ATGTCTCAAGAATTCAATGTTGTCGTATTAGGTGCATCGGGCGCAGTGGGTCAAACCATGATAGAGATCCTCGAAGAGCGCAATTTCCCCGTCGCGAAATTATTTCCTCTAGCCAGCAGCCGCAGTGCTGGTGGTACGGTTAGTTTCAACGGTAAACAGGTAGAAATTCTTGACGTAGACGACTTCGATTGGTCTCAGGCGCAGATTGGCTTCTTCTCTGCCGGTGGTGATGTCTCTGAAAAGTGGGCGCCAATCGCCGCTGAGAATGGTTGTGTTGTCATCGATAACACCTCTCAATTCAGATACGATAACGATGTACCTTTGGTTATTCCAGAGGTTAATCCGGAAGCCATTGCTGATTTCCGTAATCGTAATATCATAGCGAATCCAAACTGTTCGACAATTCAGATGTTGGTTGCCCTTAAACCTATTTATGATGCATTTGGTATTTCACGTATCAATGTCGCCACATACCAGTCGGTATCGGGTTCAGGTAAAGAGGCTATTACAGAGCTTGCTGGCCAATGTTCTAAATTACTTCAAGGCCTTCCTGCTGAGTCTAAGGTTTATCCAAAACAGATCGCCTTCAACGTGTTGCCGCAAATTGATAAGTTTATGGAAAACGGTTACACCAAGGAAGAGATGAAGATGGTTTGGGAAACCCAGAAGATCTTCGGTGATGACAATATTGTCGTCAATCCAACTGCGGTTCGAGTGCCGGTATTTTATGGTCACTCGGAAGCAATACATCTTGAGACTATTCAACCCGCCGAAGCTGAAGATGTTAAAGCTGTGTTGCGTGAAGCTCCGGGAATTGAATTATTTGAGTCCAATGAAGAGTATCCTACGGCTGTGACAGAATCAGCGGGCACGGATCCTGTTTATGTGGGACGTGTACGCAAAGATATCTCTCATTCACATGGTATAAACCTTTGGGTTGTCTCTGATAACATTAGAAAAGGTGCGGCACTCAATAGTGTTCAGATAGCCGAAGTTTTGATTAGAGATTATTATTAA